A section of the Bifidobacterium sp. ESL0728 genome encodes:
- the purM gene encoding phosphoribosylformylglycinamidine cyclo-ligase — protein MPQAYEQAGVSVEAGYEVVRRIKSHVARTNRPGVVGGIGGFGGLFDLASLGYKEPMLVSGTDGVGTKLMVANMANKHDTIGIDCVAMCVNDIAAQGAQPLFFLDYIACGKNDPALLEQVVSGVADGCVQAESALIGGETAEMPGMYDEDEYDLAGFAVGVAEKSAIVDGSGIREGDALIGLESSGVHSNGFSLVREALFNEAGYTVDTKLDELGDATLGDVLLTPTKIYVKALKPLFAAGLVKGVAHITGGGFIENIPRMIPAGLAASIKVGTWSVPPIFDIIERAGSIDHQEMFNVFNMGIGMVLAVDPANAKQTLETLETVGETGHIIGSVVQDNGNGRVLFAA, from the coding sequence ATGCCTCAAGCATACGAACAAGCAGGAGTCAGCGTCGAGGCCGGCTACGAGGTCGTCCGCCGTATCAAATCGCACGTCGCGCGGACCAACCGGCCCGGCGTGGTCGGCGGAATCGGTGGGTTCGGCGGGCTTTTTGACTTGGCAAGCCTCGGATACAAGGAGCCGATGCTGGTTTCCGGCACTGACGGCGTGGGCACGAAGCTCATGGTCGCGAACATGGCCAACAAACATGACACCATCGGCATCGACTGCGTGGCCATGTGCGTCAACGACATCGCCGCCCAAGGTGCGCAGCCGCTGTTCTTCCTTGATTACATCGCCTGCGGCAAGAACGACCCGGCACTTCTGGAGCAGGTCGTTTCCGGCGTGGCCGACGGTTGCGTTCAGGCCGAGTCGGCGCTCATCGGCGGTGAGACGGCGGAGATGCCAGGAATGTACGACGAAGACGAATACGACTTGGCAGGCTTTGCCGTCGGAGTCGCCGAAAAATCCGCCATTGTGGATGGCTCTGGCATCCGCGAAGGCGATGCGCTGATCGGCTTGGAATCCTCCGGAGTCCATTCCAACGGATTCTCGCTGGTACGCGAGGCGCTCTTTAACGAAGCCGGTTATACCGTCGACACGAAACTGGACGAACTCGGCGACGCAACGTTGGGCGACGTCCTCTTGACCCCGACGAAAATCTACGTCAAGGCGCTCAAACCGTTGTTCGCTGCGGGACTCGTCAAAGGCGTCGCGCACATCACCGGCGGCGGTTTCATCGAAAATATTCCCCGAATGATTCCTGCGGGTCTTGCCGCCTCGATCAAGGTCGGCACGTGGAGCGTCCCGCCGATTTTCGACATCATCGAACGCGCCGGAAGCATCGACCACCAGGAGATGTTCAACGTCTTCAACATGGGCATCGGCATGGTTTTGGCCGTAGATCCGGCGAATGCGAAACAAACACTTGAAACACTTGAGACCGTCGGCGAAACCGGACATATCATCGGCTCAGTTGTTCAAGACAACGGCAACGGACGGGTCCTGTTCGCCGCCTAG
- the purD gene encoding phosphoribosylamine--glycine ligase, protein MGMKVLVIGSGAREHVIAATLLEGASIDEVTVAPGNPGMELDGIRTTHIDPSNHAALIEFMQSSDYDWALVGPEVPLMHGIIDDFREVGLKAFGPTRAAAQVEGSKDFAKQLMARHAIPTAAYRTFTDYEPAAAYVVEHGAPIVIKADGLAAGKGVTVALDTQTALGALEDIFIERRFGNDDLKVVIEDFLEGQEFSLMSFVNGSEFWPMPISQDHKRAYDGDKGPNTGGMGAYSPVPQISDDTVEQAINTIVRPTVEALADEGTPFTGILYAGLIATDDGPKVIEFNARFGDPETEAVLPLLTSDLGEGINAILNNEQPTFTWRTDTTALGVVLAADGYPGKPKKGTLVPAIPTDSDSHIYYAGVKKPKHPENQNPADLAASNGLVSSSGRVLVYETVAPTLQAAQSKIYDTLDALDTSGFFYRHDIGAKALEAVVPDTPKTKNQ, encoded by the coding sequence ATGGGCATGAAGGTTCTGGTCATCGGATCGGGTGCGCGCGAGCACGTCATCGCCGCGACACTGCTCGAAGGCGCGAGCATAGACGAAGTCACCGTCGCCCCAGGCAACCCCGGCATGGAGCTCGACGGAATTCGCACCACCCACATCGACCCATCGAACCACGCGGCCCTGATTGAATTCATGCAATCAAGCGACTACGACTGGGCGCTGGTCGGCCCCGAAGTGCCGCTCATGCACGGCATCATCGACGATTTCCGCGAAGTCGGGCTCAAGGCGTTCGGCCCCACCCGCGCCGCCGCTCAAGTCGAAGGTTCCAAGGATTTCGCGAAACAACTCATGGCCCGCCACGCCATTCCAACCGCCGCCTACCGCACCTTCACCGACTACGAACCGGCCGCGGCGTACGTTGTGGAGCACGGTGCACCCATCGTCATCAAGGCCGATGGTCTGGCTGCCGGCAAGGGCGTGACCGTGGCACTCGATACACAGACTGCCCTAGGTGCTCTTGAAGACATCTTCATCGAACGCCGTTTCGGCAACGACGACCTCAAGGTCGTCATCGAGGACTTCCTCGAAGGCCAGGAATTCTCGCTGATGAGCTTCGTCAACGGCTCCGAATTCTGGCCCATGCCCATTTCGCAGGACCACAAACGCGCCTACGACGGAGACAAAGGCCCGAACACCGGCGGTATGGGAGCCTACAGCCCAGTCCCGCAAATCAGCGATGACACCGTTGAACAGGCCATCAATACCATCGTCCGCCCCACCGTCGAAGCATTGGCCGACGAAGGGACGCCATTCACCGGTATTCTGTACGCCGGTCTCATCGCCACCGACGACGGCCCCAAAGTCATCGAATTCAACGCCCGTTTCGGCGATCCGGAAACTGAAGCCGTGCTTCCACTGCTCACGAGCGACCTTGGCGAAGGCATCAACGCAATCTTGAACAATGAACAACCAACGTTCACTTGGCGCACGGATACCACAGCATTAGGTGTGGTGCTTGCCGCCGACGGTTACCCCGGCAAGCCAAAGAAAGGCACTTTGGTTCCCGCCATTCCCACCGACTCTGATTCCCATATTTATTACGCCGGTGTGAAAAAGCCGAAGCATCCCGAAAACCAGAATCCCGCCGACTTGGCCGCCTCAAACGGTTTGGTCTCCTCCTCCGGCCGCGTTTTGGTCTACGAAACCGTCGCCCCCACGCTTCAGGCCGCACAATCCAAGATCTACGACACTCTCGATGCCCTAGACACCAGCGGTTTCTTCTACCGCCACGACATCGGCGCCAAAGCGTTGGAAGCCGTCGTTCCGGATACTCCTAAAACAAAAAATCAGTAA
- a CDS encoding AAA family ATPase: MTEMSDEAGQQGKFTWVQVYEAIATKLLDYRDNHGVLVDIAEQVLGERFDDMDPFTFFSMFNGKLQREDKRIEAIKIILARFDLNMPLPEDFDGIPVTSPQHWKFADGKSDIVDQNWEMFEAALRCVDIDKDDDVEDDQDTADLQDFIAAFDRMLAHDNVSVSKLTTGLFWMRPEEYLPIDNDLEKYLRVELQIELVQSVDGEGYLEFLGELGDLTSKTPYRLSLEAQQSDYWYPPRSKRNTGIGAEKWKQLLSDSTITTTNNLIALKCLAENPQGMTCAELGDRYGRGMHFYLSNIPTLGEKVAKKVGLVSIHQPSNSYEYWTVICLGRDVAKYRHGVYEWTLRPEVVEALNDMDLSSYPTYSDKQEAMKMDDSDTVRPANYWWLVASPKQWRISTLKVGEEQNYTVNNEAGHPRRIAKNFRDAKKGDLIVGYEASPTKKALALLEVSREPDEKLLYFKKVKDFEEPVAFEDISSNPDLSGMQFLQNMNGSLFALSKDEFDTIMEMANESESSPISQVEAEPYTDDDLLGDVFLSSSNLDELKELLHRKKNVILQGAPGTGKTFTAKRLAWDILGHKDNGHIEFVQFHQNTSYDEFVYGYRPTEDGQGFEKVPGVFVQFVRKAIAHPDQPYFFIIDEINRANISKVFGELLMTIEADHRGTDESVTLTVSQEPFYVPENLYIIGMMNTADRGLALIDYALRRRFAFFTMKPALDNERFKKQLAKRNDSRLSAVVEAVRSLNRDIAKDDALGEGFCIGHSYFCVNDNKMDDDDTTSNVAESIVKYELIPLIQEYWFDDTDKVEKECNTLLKCVE, translated from the coding sequence ATGACAGAGATGTCAGATGAGGCGGGACAGCAGGGAAAGTTCACATGGGTTCAGGTTTATGAAGCTATTGCCACCAAGCTTTTGGACTATCGTGACAATCACGGTGTGCTGGTGGATATCGCTGAGCAGGTTTTGGGAGAGCGGTTTGACGACATGGATCCGTTCACGTTCTTTTCGATGTTCAACGGCAAGTTGCAGCGAGAAGATAAGCGTATCGAAGCCATTAAAATAATTCTCGCTCGTTTTGATTTGAATATGCCCTTGCCCGAGGATTTTGACGGAATTCCGGTGACGAGTCCACAACATTGGAAATTCGCGGATGGCAAAAGCGATATCGTAGATCAAAACTGGGAAATGTTCGAGGCGGCCTTACGCTGTGTCGATATTGATAAAGATGATGACGTAGAAGATGATCAGGATACTGCAGATCTTCAGGATTTTATCGCTGCGTTCGATCGCATGCTTGCGCATGATAATGTCAGCGTCTCAAAGCTGACTACGGGTCTGTTTTGGATGAGGCCCGAAGAATATCTTCCGATTGATAATGACCTTGAAAAGTATCTGAGGGTTGAATTGCAGATTGAATTGGTTCAATCCGTGGATGGCGAGGGCTACCTTGAGTTTTTGGGTGAACTCGGCGACTTGACTTCCAAAACGCCTTATCGTCTGTCGCTAGAAGCCCAGCAATCTGATTATTGGTATCCTCCACGAAGTAAGCGTAATACTGGCATTGGCGCGGAGAAATGGAAACAGCTTCTTAGCGATTCGACGATTACCACCACCAATAACCTTATTGCTCTGAAATGTTTGGCGGAAAACCCGCAGGGAATGACTTGCGCTGAGCTGGGCGACCGATATGGCAGAGGGATGCACTTCTATTTGAGCAACATTCCGACTTTAGGAGAGAAAGTCGCCAAGAAAGTCGGTCTGGTGTCTATCCATCAGCCAAGCAATTCGTATGAATATTGGACGGTGATATGTCTAGGTCGAGATGTGGCGAAATATCGACACGGCGTCTATGAATGGACATTGCGTCCGGAAGTGGTGGAAGCTCTTAATGACATGGACCTTTCATCATATCCAACTTATTCCGACAAACAGGAGGCCATGAAAATGGACGATTCGGATACTGTGAGACCAGCGAACTATTGGTGGCTGGTGGCCAGTCCGAAACAATGGCGTATCTCAACGCTGAAAGTTGGAGAAGAACAGAATTACACCGTCAATAATGAGGCCGGACATCCCAGAAGAATTGCCAAAAACTTCAGGGATGCGAAGAAGGGCGACCTTATTGTCGGTTACGAGGCCAGTCCGACGAAAAAGGCGCTCGCGTTGCTTGAAGTGAGTCGTGAACCTGACGAGAAATTGTTGTACTTTAAAAAAGTCAAGGATTTTGAAGAACCGGTTGCTTTTGAAGACATCAGTTCCAATCCGGATTTGAGCGGTATGCAGTTCCTGCAGAACATGAACGGAAGCCTCTTTGCGCTCAGCAAGGACGAATTCGACACCATTATGGAGATGGCGAACGAATCAGAGTCTTCGCCGATAAGTCAAGTCGAGGCCGAGCCGTACACCGACGACGATCTCCTGGGTGATGTCTTCCTGTCCTCTTCTAATTTGGATGAGCTGAAGGAACTGCTTCATCGTAAGAAAAACGTCATTTTGCAAGGGGCTCCCGGCACTGGCAAGACGTTCACCGCCAAACGGCTTGCGTGGGACATATTGGGGCATAAAGATAATGGGCATATCGAGTTCGTCCAATTCCATCAGAATACAAGCTACGACGAATTCGTCTATGGTTATCGGCCGACCGAGGATGGTCAGGGATTTGAAAAAGTGCCGGGTGTTTTCGTTCAGTTTGTGCGTAAGGCGATTGCCCATCCCGACCAACCCTATTTCTTCATTATCGATGAAATCAATCGTGCCAATATTTCCAAGGTTTTCGGCGAACTGTTGATGACGATCGAGGCGGACCATCGTGGCACTGACGAGAGCGTGACCCTCACGGTCTCACAGGAGCCTTTTTATGTGCCAGAAAACCTGTATATTATCGGCATGATGAACACGGCCGACCGAGGCCTGGCACTTATTGACTATGCGTTGAGGCGGCGGTTTGCGTTCTTTACGATGAAACCCGCACTTGATAATGAGAGATTCAAGAAACAGCTAGCGAAACGTAACGACTCCCGGTTGTCGGCAGTAGTGGAAGCGGTTAGGAGTCTCAACCGAGATATCGCCAAAGACGATGCTTTGGGTGAAGGTTTCTGTATTGGCCATAGCTATTTCTGCGTGAACGACAACAAGATGGATGATGATGATACGACTTCAAACGTCGCTGAGTCAATCGTGAAGTATGAGCTCATTCCTCTGATTCAAGAATATTGGTTTGACGACACCGATAAAGTCGAAAAGGAGTGTAACACACTTCTGAAGTGTGTGGAATAA
- a CDS encoding toxin-antitoxin system protein yields MATFEEYKGYLAHPQNDLENAPLADGSGEDAKQFGAALADPNTDKQELVKTVMGRPTLEEQLRGRKQSVQIHLSFPATMKEYAKEATKREKLSNMSEYLRSLVEKDAEAHDVKLSAL; encoded by the coding sequence ATGGCTACATTTGAAGAATACAAAGGATATCTGGCTCATCCGCAGAACGATTTGGAAAACGCTCCTTTGGCCGACGGCTCCGGCGAAGATGCTAAGCAATTCGGTGCAGCTTTGGCCGACCCCAATACCGACAAACAAGAGCTAGTCAAAACCGTTATGGGACGGCCAACGCTTGAAGAACAGTTACGCGGAAGAAAACAATCGGTTCAGATTCATCTGTCTTTTCCCGCAACGATGAAAGAATACGCTAAAGAAGCCACAAAAAGAGAAAAGCTTTCCAATATGAGCGAATATCTCCGTAGTTTGGTCGAAAAGGACGCGGAGGCGCATGACGTAAAGCTCTCTGCCCTTTAG